A region from the Variovorax sp. V93 genome encodes:
- a CDS encoding DUF4198 domain-containing protein, giving the protein MMNRLHRIAALATLAAAAVLSSAGAQAHGIWFAQRSGDLALIYGEGADDLDTVKRQPLITAVSAYDAYGKPVPTALEVNGRLLLVDTREKPAIVAAVLDNGIWSKTPEGKWLKKGKNEVPGALTSGHNFKYAVHLRSPLRNALPPLPGHALQIVPVDAALPEKLGQDLRLRVLYQGKPVAGALVLSDFVNDPDARPMESGADGSVVIKVRNQGLNVVTAQWAAPPEDPLKTDKVEHLASLSFVLSHAPE; this is encoded by the coding sequence ATGATGAACAGGCTGCACCGGATCGCCGCCCTGGCCACGCTCGCAGCGGCGGCCGTACTTTCTTCCGCGGGCGCGCAGGCGCACGGCATCTGGTTTGCCCAGCGCTCGGGCGATCTCGCATTGATCTATGGCGAGGGCGCCGACGACCTGGATACGGTCAAGCGGCAGCCGCTGATCACCGCGGTCAGCGCCTATGACGCATACGGGAAGCCCGTGCCGACCGCCCTGGAGGTGAACGGGCGCCTGCTGCTTGTGGACACCAGGGAGAAACCCGCCATCGTCGCGGCAGTGCTCGACAACGGCATCTGGAGCAAGACGCCGGAAGGCAAATGGCTCAAGAAGGGCAAGAACGAAGTTCCCGGCGCGCTCACCAGCGGCCACAACTTCAAATATGCGGTGCATCTGCGCAGCCCGCTGCGCAATGCCTTGCCGCCGCTGCCCGGGCATGCGCTGCAGATCGTCCCGGTCGATGCCGCCCTGCCCGAGAAGCTCGGGCAAGACCTGCGCCTGCGCGTGCTCTACCAGGGCAAGCCCGTGGCGGGCGCCCTGGTGCTGAGTGATTTCGTCAACGATCCCGACGCCAGGCCCATGGAAAGCGGCGCCGACGGCAGTGTGGTCATCAAGGTGCGAAACCAGGGGCTGAACGTCGTCACCGCCCAGTGGGCCGCACCGCCGGAAGATCCCCTCAAGACCGACAAGGTGGAGCACCTGGCATCGCTCTCCTTTGTGCTGTCGCACGCGCCGGAATAG
- a CDS encoding TonB-dependent siderophore receptor, whose protein sequence is MRSRIRSSRIAFALLPLASISPLSMAQGTGTGQPDPASTSLPEVHVVAEPESGGYNPTTSSGATRTSTPLREVPQSVRIVSSQLIEDMGATRLADTVGFVSGITRLNDFGGTWDNFGIRGFSSTDMGFLVNGFPGSRGYNPPRDTATVERFEFLKGPASAVYGSSEPGGTINIVTKKPEFTRRNTADFSIGSQGLRRSTLDSTGALSQNVAYRLNLAVEEGDSRSDLLSNRRTLVAPALTWVIDDKTVLNYESEFLRSKTPLDRGLINVRGLLGTLPRDRVLNEPGDGNMTLTSNTHQLTLDRQLSENWRARIGASYKESTFSGNYTEATSLASDNRTLNRRATWRQLPSRDTSFQAELEGKFTTGALAHTLLVGVEASRLWMNTEILRSGNYPIDIYQPVYGRPRPPLTSLTSSSDEHQRASAVFLQDQISLSPQWKLLVGARYDHFRQSIEDRVNRNSAQKHDAVSPRAGLTYLPNDWSSWYVSAGKSFRGNSGTDKNGQAFDPQRSTALEAGVKLQTRDQRLGANLAVFDIKKTNVLTASDTPGFSVAAGEVKSSGFEADVYGQIDRNWRVSGNFAYVDARISKDATLAPGTRIVNIPKTSAGLFAIREDALADGSRYGVGAGINYVGNRSGNSADTYALPAYTTVKLVSFWQINKTARVSIDVHNLFNRNFYTASWGNLYVIPGAKRSVVASLKLDL, encoded by the coding sequence ATGAGATCCCGCATCCGCTCGTCACGCATCGCTTTTGCCTTGCTCCCCCTCGCTTCCATTTCCCCGCTCTCCATGGCACAAGGCACCGGCACCGGACAGCCGGACCCTGCGAGCACATCGCTGCCCGAAGTGCATGTTGTCGCCGAGCCCGAATCCGGGGGCTACAACCCCACGACCAGCAGCGGCGCCACGCGCACCAGCACGCCGCTGCGGGAGGTGCCGCAATCGGTGCGCATCGTCTCCAGCCAGCTGATCGAAGACATGGGTGCGACGCGCCTGGCCGACACGGTGGGTTTTGTCAGCGGAATCACGCGCCTCAACGACTTCGGTGGCACCTGGGACAACTTCGGCATCCGCGGGTTCAGCAGTACCGATATGGGATTCCTGGTCAACGGCTTTCCCGGATCGCGCGGCTACAACCCGCCGCGCGACACCGCCACGGTCGAGCGCTTCGAGTTCCTCAAGGGCCCGGCTTCGGCGGTCTACGGCAGCAGCGAACCCGGCGGCACCATCAACATCGTCACGAAAAAGCCGGAATTCACGCGTCGCAACACGGCCGACTTCAGCATCGGCAGCCAGGGCCTGCGCCGCAGCACGCTGGACAGCACCGGCGCGCTGAGCCAGAACGTGGCCTACCGGCTGAACCTGGCGGTGGAAGAAGGCGACAGCCGAAGCGACCTGCTGAGCAACAGGCGCACCCTGGTCGCGCCGGCGCTGACCTGGGTCATCGACGACAAGACAGTGCTCAACTACGAGTCCGAATTCCTGCGTTCGAAAACGCCGCTGGACCGCGGGCTGATCAACGTTCGCGGCCTGCTCGGAACCCTGCCGCGCGACCGGGTGCTCAACGAGCCCGGCGACGGCAACATGACGCTCACCAGCAATACCCACCAGCTCACCCTGGACCGCCAGCTGTCGGAAAACTGGCGCGCGCGCATCGGTGCGAGCTACAAGGAAAGCACCTTCTCCGGCAACTACACCGAAGCGACTTCGCTGGCCAGCGACAACCGGACGCTCAACCGCCGCGCCACCTGGCGCCAGCTGCCGTCGCGCGACACTTCTTTCCAGGCGGAGCTGGAAGGCAAGTTCACGACCGGCGCGCTGGCCCACACGCTGCTGGTCGGCGTGGAAGCCTCCAGGCTGTGGATGAACACCGAGATCCTCCGCTCGGGCAACTACCCGATCGACATCTACCAGCCTGTCTATGGCAGGCCCCGGCCACCGCTCACATCGCTCACCTCCAGTTCGGACGAGCACCAGCGCGCGAGCGCCGTTTTCCTGCAAGACCAGATCAGCCTGTCGCCGCAGTGGAAGCTGCTGGTGGGCGCCCGCTACGACCACTTCAGGCAGAGCATCGAGGACCGCGTGAACCGCAACAGCGCCCAGAAGCACGATGCCGTTTCGCCGCGCGCAGGCCTCACCTACCTGCCGAACGACTGGAGTTCCTGGTACGTCTCCGCCGGCAAATCGTTTCGCGGCAACAGCGGCACCGACAAGAACGGCCAGGCTTTCGATCCGCAGCGCTCCACCGCGCTCGAGGCCGGCGTGAAGCTGCAGACACGGGACCAGCGCCTGGGCGCCAACCTGGCCGTGTTCGACATCAAGAAGACGAACGTGCTGACGGCCAGCGACACGCCCGGCTTCTCCGTGGCGGCCGGCGAGGTCAAGAGCAGTGGCTTCGAGGCGGACGTCTATGGCCAGATCGACAGGAACTGGCGGGTGAGCGGAAATTTCGCCTACGTCGACGCCCGGATCTCGAAGGACGCAACGCTGGCGCCCGGCACACGCATCGTGAACATCCCGAAGACGAGCGCCGGCCTGTTCGCCATCCGCGAGGATGCGCTGGCCGACGGCAGCCGCTATGGGGTGGGTGCCGGCATCAACTACGTCGGCAACCGTTCGGGCAACAGCGCCGACACCTACGCGCTGCCGGCCTACACCACCGTCAAGCTGGTGAGCTTCTGGCAGATCAACAAGACCGCCCGCGTGTCGATCGACGTGCACAACCTCTTCAACCGGAACTTCTACACCGCCTCGTGGGGCAACCTGTATGTGATTCCGGGCGCCAAGCGCAGCGTCGTGGCCAGCCTGAAGCTGGACCTCTGA
- a CDS encoding phospholipase D family protein, which produces MPDKLIASSFPALRGLALWLVATGIAWVLAGCAGLPPRTPEPPTLSIAASPSTALGRAAASLDDAHDGLSSIRPLVEASFALDARFELMRRAQASLDVQTYQLGNDKTGRLLLRELRDAARRGVRVRLLLDDFYTAGMDRLLLGLAAEPNAEVRLFNPFVNARDHSATRWMEFFGDFRRLNHRMHNKLFVADGAMAIAGGRNLADEYFLRSEGANFIDFELIMAGPVVPEAARIFDTYWNSDVVYPLQRIANASGTPEALKSEFEAATSPTHAPPPAALQGTDLMGDPPLGAQLADVGRMKWMRADAHAAADSPNKALGTLASPAESLAARFHEMTATARSDVVVISPYFIPGEEGMVRIREGRARGVRISVITNSLADSDEPLVNINYNRYRVDMLKLGVNLYEVSTRQLKRNRQLRDLLKKARGRLHAKLALVDREWVLLGSMNLDPRSARLNTEFGVRVRSFELTQALLYAYQLDDIEGVYRVVLLPDGENVQWIGTGDVDNEVLDSEPDSSLLTRLQLLLFSWFVPTDQL; this is translated from the coding sequence ATGCCCGACAAGCTCATCGCCTCTTCGTTTCCTGCGCTGCGCGGCCTGGCGCTCTGGCTGGTGGCCACCGGCATCGCCTGGGTGCTCGCAGGCTGCGCCGGCCTGCCTCCGCGCACGCCCGAGCCGCCAACGCTCTCGATTGCCGCCTCCCCTTCCACCGCGCTCGGCCGCGCCGCGGCCAGCCTGGACGACGCGCACGACGGCCTGTCGAGCATCCGGCCGCTGGTGGAGGCCTCCTTTGCGCTCGATGCGCGCTTCGAGCTGATGCGGCGGGCGCAGGCCTCGCTGGACGTACAGACCTATCAGCTCGGCAACGACAAGACCGGCCGCCTGCTGCTGCGCGAATTGCGCGATGCCGCGCGGCGCGGCGTGCGGGTGCGCCTGCTGCTCGACGACTTCTACACGGCCGGCATGGACCGCCTCCTGCTCGGCCTGGCCGCGGAACCCAACGCCGAAGTCCGGCTGTTCAACCCCTTCGTGAACGCCCGCGACCATTCGGCCACGCGCTGGATGGAATTCTTCGGCGATTTCCGCCGCCTCAACCATCGCATGCACAACAAGCTCTTCGTGGCCGATGGCGCCATGGCCATTGCCGGCGGCCGCAACCTGGCCGACGAGTATTTCCTGCGCAGCGAGGGCGCCAACTTCATCGACTTCGAACTGATCATGGCCGGCCCCGTGGTTCCGGAGGCCGCCCGCATCTTCGACACCTACTGGAACAGCGACGTCGTCTACCCGCTCCAGCGGATCGCCAACGCCAGCGGCACCCCGGAGGCGCTGAAGTCCGAGTTCGAAGCCGCCACCTCGCCGACCCATGCCCCGCCGCCCGCCGCCCTGCAGGGCACCGACCTGATGGGCGATCCGCCGCTCGGCGCCCAGCTGGCCGACGTCGGCCGCATGAAGTGGATGCGCGCCGACGCCCATGCCGCGGCCGATAGCCCCAACAAGGCGCTGGGCACCCTCGCGTCCCCGGCCGAATCGCTGGCCGCGCGTTTCCATGAAATGACCGCCACGGCGCGTTCGGACGTGGTGGTGATCTCGCCCTACTTCATTCCGGGCGAGGAAGGCATGGTGCGCATCCGCGAGGGCCGGGCGCGCGGCGTGCGCATCAGTGTCATCACCAATTCGCTGGCCGACAGCGACGAGCCGCTGGTCAACATCAACTACAACCGCTATCGCGTCGACATGCTGAAGCTGGGCGTGAACCTGTACGAGGTCAGCACCCGGCAGCTCAAGCGCAACCGGCAGTTGCGCGACCTGCTCAAGAAGGCGCGCGGCCGGCTGCACGCCAAGCTCGCGCTGGTCGACCGCGAATGGGTGCTGCTGGGCTCCATGAACCTCGACCCGCGCTCGGCGCGGCTGAACACCGAGTTCGGCGTTCGCGTGCGAAGTTTCGAGCTGACCCAGGCGCTTCTCTATGCCTACCAGCTCGACGACATCGAGGGCGTCTACCGCGTCGTGCTGCTGCCCGACGGCGAGAACGTGCAATGGATAGGCACCGGCGACGTGGACAACGAGGTGCTCGACAGCGAGCCCGACTCGAGCCTGCTCACGCGGCTGCAGCTGCTGCTGTTTTCCTGGTTCGTGCCGACCGACCAGCTGTAG
- a CDS encoding TonB-dependent siderophore receptor, protein MKRFMAGRKVASVLAGCMAIYVHHQVLAQTTAPGALPEVKVDASAELETATSPVIGYRARNAATATKTDTPLAETPQSVTVVTRDQMVDQGATNVQDALNYAAGVRSDAYGLDSRTDSFLVRGSEPSGYLDGLQMNSAGWYTATARPDPYTLERLEVLRGPAGMLFGAGTAGGVVNMVSKRPQQQTYREVGVQIGSWGRKQLQADLTGPLTADGDWSYRLVALQRKADTQVDYVPDDRSLVMPSLTWRPNAGTSLTLQGLWQKDKTGSTSQFFPWQGTILPNVNGPLPVNRFIGEPGDGYDTERKTFGWLFEHKFNDQWTFRQNFRMSRTFNDSHYHYGDFFSLPGGWGLDPVGQRLLGRVNDKSLTWTRMTGVDNHVEGHFNTGALRHTLLIGAEYSRQRQDKREGSAYSSIDAYAPVYGIGYVPVTEFNDRPRTTQRNAGVYVQDQMKWNNWIFVAGLRHDRSTSGTAGSASETTSADSGRLGVMYTLPSGWSPYVSFTQSFTPQAGTDINGTLFKPLRGEQVEAGVKYQPEGSATSFTASVYSLKEKNRIVSDSTNPDYGRQVDSTKNKGLELELKTTVARDLDLIANYTYIDVDHKLTDMPRNQVSVWGKYRFSIAGVPGFSAGAGLRYMGGFRDVEGSSVGPRLPAVALLDLMFAYESDKWRYALNINNAADKIYFSTCLSRGDCWYGSRRNIVASATYRF, encoded by the coding sequence ATGAAGAGGTTCATGGCGGGGCGCAAGGTCGCATCGGTGCTGGCAGGCTGCATGGCGATTTACGTGCATCACCAGGTTCTGGCCCAGACCACGGCGCCCGGCGCCCTGCCGGAAGTGAAGGTCGATGCAAGCGCCGAGCTCGAAACCGCGACTTCGCCGGTGATCGGCTACCGCGCCAGGAACGCCGCCACCGCCACCAAGACCGACACGCCGCTGGCAGAAACGCCTCAGTCCGTGACCGTGGTCACGCGCGACCAGATGGTGGATCAGGGCGCAACCAACGTGCAGGACGCGCTCAACTATGCGGCCGGTGTGCGCTCCGATGCCTATGGCCTGGACTCCCGCACAGACAGCTTTCTAGTGCGCGGGAGCGAGCCATCCGGGTACCTCGACGGGCTGCAGATGAATTCCGCCGGCTGGTACACCGCGACTGCGCGCCCCGACCCCTATACGCTGGAGCGCCTCGAAGTGCTGCGCGGGCCGGCGGGCATGTTGTTCGGCGCCGGCACCGCAGGTGGGGTGGTCAACATGGTCAGCAAGCGTCCGCAGCAGCAGACATATCGTGAGGTGGGGGTGCAGATCGGCTCCTGGGGCCGCAAACAGCTGCAGGCCGACCTGACCGGCCCGCTGACGGCGGACGGTGATTGGTCGTACCGCCTGGTGGCGCTTCAACGCAAGGCCGATACGCAGGTGGACTATGTACCGGACGACCGCTCGCTCGTCATGCCCTCGCTTACCTGGCGACCCAATGCCGGCACCTCGCTGACGCTGCAGGGCCTGTGGCAAAAGGACAAGACTGGCAGCACGTCGCAGTTCTTCCCTTGGCAGGGCACCATCTTGCCGAATGTCAATGGCCCGCTGCCGGTCAACCGGTTCATCGGCGAGCCGGGCGACGGTTACGACACCGAGCGCAAGACCTTCGGCTGGCTGTTCGAGCATAAATTCAATGACCAGTGGACCTTTCGGCAGAACTTCCGCATGTCGCGGACGTTCAACGACTCGCACTACCACTACGGTGACTTCTTTTCGCTTCCTGGTGGCTGGGGGCTGGACCCCGTCGGTCAGCGCCTGCTTGGCCGTGTCAATGACAAGTCGCTGACCTGGACTCGAATGACAGGCGTCGACAACCATGTCGAGGGCCATTTCAACACCGGCGCGCTGCGCCATACGCTGCTGATCGGCGCCGAATATTCCCGCCAGCGCCAGGACAAGCGCGAGGGCTCTGCCTACAGCTCCATCGACGCCTATGCCCCTGTCTACGGTATCGGCTACGTGCCGGTGACCGAGTTCAACGACCGTCCCCGCACCACCCAGCGCAATGCCGGCGTCTACGTGCAGGACCAGATGAAGTGGAACAACTGGATCTTCGTTGCCGGCCTGCGCCATGACCGCAGCACCTCGGGGACCGCGGGCAGCGCGTCGGAGACGACCAGCGCCGACTCGGGCCGACTGGGTGTGATGTACACGCTTCCTTCCGGTTGGTCGCCCTATGTCAGCTTCACGCAATCCTTCACCCCGCAAGCCGGCACCGATATCAATGGCACGCTGTTCAAGCCGTTGCGCGGCGAGCAGGTGGAGGCGGGTGTCAAGTACCAGCCGGAAGGTTCGGCGACGAGCTTTACCGCCTCGGTCTACTCGCTCAAGGAAAAGAACCGCATCGTCTCCGACAGTACCAATCCTGATTACGGCCGACAAGTCGATTCGACGAAGAACAAGGGGCTGGAACTCGAGCTGAAGACAACCGTGGCGCGTGACCTAGATCTCATTGCCAACTACACCTACATCGACGTTGATCACAAGCTCACCGACATGCCGCGCAATCAGGTGTCAGTCTGGGGTAAATACCGATTCTCCATCGCCGGTGTGCCGGGCTTCTCGGCCGGTGCCGGATTGCGCTACATGGGAGGTTTTCGCGACGTGGAGGGCAGCAGCGTGGGACCGCGCCTGCCTGCCGTGGCCCTGCTGGACCTGATGTTTGCCTATGAGTCGGACAAGTGGCGCTATGCCCTGAACATCAACAATGCGGCCGACAAGATCTATTTCAGCACTTGCCTGTCGCGCGGCGACTGCTGGTACGGCTCGCGCCGAAACATCGTGGCCAGCGCGACCTACCGTTTCTAA
- a CDS encoding PepSY domain-containing protein translates to MNSRKIKTWAWVHKWSSLVCTVFMLLLCITGLPLIFHHEIGHLLGTEVESPKMPANTPRVSLDRVLETARAKHPDRVVQFVSQPEDDDGLWFVTLTPTPAPTDDFKSVAVDARTGAVLAQPKLDEGFMYVMFKLHVDLFAGLAGKLFLGFMGLLLLVAIVSGVVLYAPFMRKLDFGTVRREKRPRLKWLDLHNLLGIVTLVWLFVVGSTGMINTWADLVIKYWQYDQLSALLAPYKDEPTVPVAQRASVQRSMEVALQQTPGMKLSFVAFPGTAFSSPHHTTFFMRGSEPFTSKLLQPVLVDAKTAQVTAAPKMPWYLTALLVSQPLHFGDYGGMPMQIIWALLDIATIIVLGSGLYLWLKRGNSVPAAASPVGQRPPHGGHQQPDPAPAMKVQA, encoded by the coding sequence ATGAACAGCCGAAAGATCAAGACCTGGGCCTGGGTGCACAAGTGGAGCAGCCTCGTGTGCACCGTGTTCATGCTGCTCCTGTGCATCACGGGCCTGCCGCTGATCTTCCATCACGAGATCGGGCACCTGCTGGGCACCGAGGTCGAGTCGCCCAAGATGCCCGCGAACACGCCGCGCGTGAGCCTGGACCGCGTGCTCGAAACGGCGCGTGCGAAACACCCTGACCGCGTGGTGCAGTTTGTTTCGCAGCCCGAGGACGACGATGGCCTCTGGTTCGTCACGCTCACGCCAACGCCTGCGCCCACGGACGACTTCAAGTCGGTGGCGGTGGACGCCCGCACCGGCGCCGTGCTTGCCCAGCCCAAGCTCGACGAAGGCTTCATGTACGTGATGTTCAAGCTGCACGTCGACCTGTTTGCCGGACTCGCGGGCAAGCTGTTCCTGGGCTTCATGGGCCTGCTGCTGCTGGTGGCCATCGTCTCCGGCGTGGTGCTCTATGCGCCGTTCATGCGCAAGCTCGACTTCGGCACCGTGCGGCGCGAGAAGCGCCCGCGCCTGAAGTGGCTCGACCTGCACAACCTGCTGGGCATCGTCACGCTGGTCTGGCTGTTCGTGGTGGGTTCCACCGGCATGATCAACACCTGGGCCGACCTGGTCATCAAGTACTGGCAGTACGACCAGCTCAGCGCGCTTCTTGCGCCCTACAAGGACGAGCCGACGGTGCCGGTGGCACAGCGCGCATCGGTGCAGCGCTCGATGGAGGTCGCGCTCCAGCAGACGCCCGGCATGAAGCTGTCCTTCGTCGCGTTCCCCGGCACCGCGTTCTCGAGCCCGCACCACACCACCTTCTTCATGCGCGGCAGCGAGCCCTTCACCTCGAAGCTGCTGCAGCCGGTGCTGGTCGACGCCAAGACGGCCCAGGTGACCGCCGCGCCGAAGATGCCCTGGTACCTGACGGCGCTGCTGGTGTCGCAGCCGCTGCACTTCGGCGACTACGGCGGCATGCCGATGCAGATCATCTGGGCGCTGCTCGACATCGCGACCATCATCGTGCTCGGCAGCGGGCTGTACCTGTGGCTCAAGCGCGGCAACAGCGTGCCTGCTGCAGCCTCGCCGGTGGGCCAGCGGCCGCCGCATGGTGGGCATCAGCAGCCTGATCCGGCGCCCGCCATGAAGGTGCAGGCATGA
- a CDS encoding TonB-dependent receptor — protein sequence MKPALSATATAAVRLLLLGAPLAAAAQQADRGSLPEVTVSTPRGEVAPFNVPGSVDRVDGAEMRDSRLQVNLSESLGGVPGLQVQNRMNYAQDLQLSIRGFGARSTFGVRGVRLYVDGIPATLPDGQGQTSNIDIGSLDRIEILRGPFSALYGNSSGGVLQAFTASGEGAPRLSYSAAGGSFGTWRQSLQASGSQGAVDYLLNASRFQTDGWREHSAARRDIANGKLGIALDNGDKLTLVLNSVRISAQDPLGLTAGQYALAPRSAPLATQFDTRKTVEQTQAGLLYERRVSAAQSLRLMVYGGERKTVQYQSIPPSAQQNPLHAGGVIDLTRQYGGVDLRWTAALQLADRPLELAAGLGYDSLREQRRGYENYLGRVASPVLGVQGRLRRSERNEVWNLDPYAQATWRLAEQWTLEAGVRRSSVHFDSQDRYIVGANRDDSGSARYSKTLPVASLRYQATPALALYGSIGRGFETPTLNELSYRAGGASGLNFALRPSVNDSVELGAKARLGGGLLTAALFQTRTRDEIVTDTNTGGRATFQNAGRTRRNGLELAWQHETVDHWRTQLAYTWLDARYRDAFCSPSPCAASNTVAAGNRIPGIARQSLFASLGWVPPEGWRAGVEMRALGRMQANDANTASAPGYAVAALYAGYLKKWERWEFNAFARVDNLFDRRYVGSLIVNEGNARYYEPAPGRNWTVGLSGAYRF from the coding sequence ATGAAGCCTGCACTTTCCGCTACCGCCACTGCCGCCGTCCGCCTGCTCCTGCTGGGAGCTCCGCTCGCCGCGGCGGCGCAGCAGGCCGACCGCGGCAGCCTGCCCGAAGTCACCGTCTCCACGCCGCGCGGCGAGGTCGCGCCGTTCAACGTGCCTGGCTCGGTGGACCGGGTCGATGGCGCCGAGATGCGCGACAGCCGGCTGCAGGTCAATCTTTCCGAAAGCCTGGGCGGCGTTCCGGGCCTGCAGGTGCAGAACCGCATGAACTATGCGCAGGACCTGCAGCTGTCGATCCGCGGCTTCGGCGCGCGTTCCACCTTCGGCGTGCGCGGCGTGCGGCTGTATGTCGACGGCATTCCCGCCACGCTGCCCGACGGCCAGGGCCAGACCTCCAACATCGACATCGGCTCGCTCGACCGCATCGAGATACTGCGGGGGCCGTTCTCGGCGCTCTACGGCAACTCGTCGGGCGGCGTGCTGCAGGCCTTCACCGCGTCGGGCGAGGGGGCGCCGCGGCTTTCGTACTCGGCGGCCGGTGGCAGCTTCGGCACCTGGCGCCAGTCGCTGCAGGCCAGCGGGTCGCAGGGCGCGGTCGACTACCTGCTGAACGCCAGCCGCTTCCAGACCGATGGCTGGCGCGAGCACAGCGCGGCGCGGCGCGACATCGCCAACGGCAAGCTCGGCATCGCGCTGGACAACGGCGACAAGCTCACGCTGGTGCTCAACAGCGTGCGCATCAGCGCGCAGGATCCGCTGGGCCTGACGGCCGGGCAGTACGCGCTGGCGCCGCGCAGCGCACCGCTCGCCACCCAGTTCGACACCCGCAAGACGGTGGAGCAGACGCAGGCGGGGCTGCTGTACGAGCGCCGAGTAAGTGCCGCGCAGTCGCTGCGGCTCATGGTCTATGGCGGCGAGCGCAAGACCGTGCAGTACCAGTCGATTCCGCCTTCGGCGCAGCAGAACCCGCTGCATGCGGGCGGCGTGATCGACCTCACTCGCCAGTACGGCGGGGTCGATCTGCGCTGGACCGCCGCGCTGCAACTGGCCGACCGGCCGCTCGAGTTGGCGGCGGGCCTGGGCTACGACAGCCTGCGCGAACAGCGCCGCGGCTACGAGAACTACCTCGGCCGCGTGGCTTCGCCCGTGCTGGGCGTGCAGGGGCGCCTGCGGCGCAGCGAACGCAACGAGGTCTGGAATCTCGACCCTTACGCGCAGGCCACCTGGCGCCTCGCGGAGCAATGGACGCTCGAGGCCGGCGTGCGCCGCAGCAGCGTGCACTTCGATTCGCAGGACCGCTACATCGTGGGCGCCAACCGCGACGACAGCGGCAGCGCGCGCTACAGCAAGACGCTGCCCGTGGCTTCGCTGCGCTACCAGGCCACGCCCGCTCTCGCGCTGTATGGCTCGATCGGCCGCGGCTTCGAGACGCCGACGCTCAACGAGCTTTCCTACCGCGCGGGCGGTGCCAGCGGGCTCAACTTCGCGCTGCGGCCCTCGGTCAACGACAGCGTCGAACTGGGCGCGAAGGCGCGGTTGGGCGGAGGGCTGCTGACGGCCGCGCTGTTCCAGACCCGCACGCGCGACGAGATCGTGACCGACACCAACACCGGCGGCCGCGCCACTTTCCAGAACGCGGGCCGCACGCGGCGCAACGGCCTCGAACTGGCCTGGCAGCACGAAACGGTCGACCACTGGCGCACCCAGCTGGCCTACACCTGGCTTGACGCGCGCTACCGTGATGCCTTCTGCTCGCCGTCGCCCTGCGCGGCATCCAACACGGTGGCGGCGGGCAACCGCATTCCGGGCATCGCGCGGCAATCGCTCTTCGCATCGCTGGGCTGGGTGCCGCCCGAAGGCTGGCGCGCCGGTGTCGAGATGCGCGCGCTCGGGCGCATGCAGGCCAACGACGCCAACACCGCCAGCGCGCCGGGCTATGCCGTCGCCGCGCTGTACGCCGGCTACCTGAAGAAGTGGGAGCGCTGGGAGTTCAACGCCTTTGCGCGCGTCGACAACCTGTTCGACCGCCGCTACGTGGGTTCGCTGATCGTCAACGAGGGCAACGCGCGCTACTACGAGCCCGCGCCGGGCCGCAACTGGACGGTGGGCCTGAGCGGGGCCTACCGCTTCTGA